From the Cyanobium sp. M30B3 genome, the window TGATCGAGGCGATCGAGGGGTCGCTCTGAACGGGCGAACAGCCGTGCTGCGGCGCGACTCGTAAAATCCGCACCACTGCTGCGGCGCACCCGTTGGCCACCCACGAAATCTTCATGCCCGCCCTCTCCTCCACGATGACGGAGGGCAAGATCGTGGAGTGGCTGAAGCAGCCCGGCGACCGCGTTGAGCGCGGTGAGTCGGTGCTGGTGGTGGAGAGCGACAAGGCAGACATGGATGTGGAGGCGTTCCAGGAGGGCTTCCTGGCAGCCGTGCTGATGCCCGCGGGTGGCACGGCGCCGGTGGGGGAGACGATCGGCCTCATCGTGGAAACCGAGGCGGAGATCGCCGAGGCCGCCGCCAAGGCGCCGGCGGCTCCGGCTGCCGCCACAGCCACCCCAGCCCCAGCCACCCCAGCTGCGGCTGCGCCGGTGGCTGCCGCTGTCGCTGCCGCTGCTCCGGCTCCGGCTCCGGCCCCGGTCACAGCCGCTCCTCCCGCCCCGGCTCCCGTGGCGGTGGCGGTGGCGGCGCCGGCCTCCACGGCGAGCGGCCGGGTGGTGGCCTCCCCTCGCGCCAAGAAATTGGCATCCCAGCTGGGGGTGGATCTCAATGCCCTGCGCGGCAGCGGCCCCCACGGCCGCATCCAGGCTGAGGACGTGCTGGCCGCCGGCGGCCAGCCGGTGAGCGTGCCGCGGGTGGCCGAGGGCAGTGGCCCGGCCCTGGCCCCGGCGCCGGCGGGCGGCAATGGCGGTGGCGGTGGCAGTGGCAGGGGCGCGGTGGCCCCGGCTCCAGCAGGGGATGCTTTCGGGCGGCCCGGCGAGGCGGTGGCGTTCAACACCCTGCAGAACGCCGTGAACCGCAACATGCTGGCCAGCCTGGCGGTGCCCTGCTTCCGGGTGGGCTACACGATCACCACCACCAGGCTCGACGCCTTCTACAAGCAGGTGAAATCCAAGGGCGTCACCATGACCGCCCTGCTGGCCAAGGCCGTCGCCGTGACCCTGGCGCGCCATCCCCAGGTGAACGCCGCCACCAGCGCTGACGGCAGCGCCATGGCCTACCCCGCCGCCGTGAACGTGGCCGTGGCCGTGGCGATGGAAGACGGCGGCCTGATCACCCCGGTGCTGGCTGCCGCCGACAGGACCGACATCTATTCCCTGGCCCGCAGCTGGGCCGATCTGGTGGCCAGGGCCCGCAGCAAGCAGCTGCAGCCGGAGGAGTACAGCACCGGCACCTTCACCCTCTCCAACCTGGGCATGTTCGGCGTCGACCGCTTCGACGCGATCCTGCCGCCCGGCACCGGCGCCATCCTGGCGGTGGCGGCGTCGCGGCCCACGGTGGTGGCCGGCAAAGATGGCTCGATGCGGGTGGCCAACCAGATGCAGGTGAATCTCACCTGCGACCACCGCACCATCTACGGCGCCCATGCCGCCGCGTTCCTCAAGGACCTGGCCCAGCTGATCGAGACCAACCCGGAGAGCCTGGCGCTCTGACCGCCCCCTCACCGTGAACCAGCCCGCGGCTGCTGCTCTGTTCCGCTGGCTGTTGGTCCGGCCCCTGCCCAGGACCGCCGCCGCGACTGGGAGCGGCTGGTGGGCGATGCGCCCGTTCGCTACGACCTACCGGCATGAGCACCCCCGCTGATCTGCGGCTCTCGAGCTACGACTTCCCCCTGCCCCAGGAGCGCATCGCCCAGCGGCCGGTGGAGCCTCGCCATGCGGCTCGACTCCTGGCGGTGGATCCGCTGGGCAGCGGCCCTGCTCCCCATGTCCGCCATCTCAGCGTGTGGGACCTGCAGCAGGAGCTGCGGCCGGGCGATCTGCTGGTGGTGAACGACACGCGGGTGTTGCGGGCGCGCCTGGAGGCGCGCCGGCCCACGGGTGGAGCCGTGGAACTGCTTGTGCTCGAGCCCTGGCAACCGCCCAACGCCACCACGGATCCCGCTGGTACCGCAGCGGGGGTGGGGGCTGGGGTGGGTCGCTGGCTCTGCCTGGCGAAGCCGGCCAAGAAGCTGCAGGCCGGGCACTGGATCGAGGTGGTGGCGGCCGGTCAGCCCCCCCTGCCGGTGCAGGTGCTCGGCAGGGATCCCGCGACGGGAGGGCGCATCCTGCAGTTCCCTGCCGATTGCGCCGACGCCGCTTCCCTGGAGCCGCTGCTGGTGCGCTATGGCGCCATCCCACTGCCGCCCTACATCCACGAGCACGACGCCGCCGACAACGAGCGCTACCAGACTCGCTATGCCACCCGCCCCGGCGCCGTGGCGGCCCCCACGGCCGGGTTGCACCTGAGCGATGCGCTGCTGGAGGCGATCCGCGCGCGGGGCGTGGAGCTGGCCACCACCACCCTGCACGTGGGTCTGGGTACCTTCCGGCCGGTGGAGACGGAAGACCTGCGCCAGTTGGAGCTCCACAGCGAGTGGGTGGAGGTGACGCCGCAGCTGGTGGAGGCGGTGGCGGCCTGCCGCGCCCGCGGCGGCCGGGTGATTGCCATCGGCACCACCTCGGTGCGCAGCCTGGAGGCCGTGGCCCAGCTCCATGGCGGGGTGCTGGCGCCCCACACCGGCCCGGTGAATCTGGTGATCCAGCCCGGGTATCGCTTCGCCGTGGTGCAGGGGCTGCTCACCAACTTCCACCTGCCCAGGAGTTCCCTGCTGCTGCTCGTGAGTGCCCTGATCGGCCGCGAGCGCCTGTTGGCTCTCTACGCCGAAGCAATCGAGCGCCAGTACCGCTTCTTTTCCTATGGCGATGCCATGTGGATCGCGCCGGAGGCGGTGCTCAACGCCGCGCGTCCAGCTGCAGGCAGGCATACGTCTGCACCACCGGATCAGCGCTCAGCAGGGTGAGGTTGTCGCACACCGACTGGGCGATCAGCAGGCGGTCGAAGGGATCGCTGTGGCGATGGGGAAGCTGGGCCAGCGAGATCAGGTGGGCCGGCTCCACGGGCAGCAGGTCGAAGCCGGACGCCGTGCACCACTGCATGGCCTGGGCGGTGGAGAGGGGCATGCCGGCCCCCTCCAGGCCCTGCTTGAGCGTGATCTCCCAGAGCGAGGCGTGGCTGAGCAGCACGCGGCTGGCCTCGATGGTGATCAGGGCGCGGCTGAAGGGCCCGAGCCGCGTGTCATCGCTGATGGCCCAGAGAAATACCTCCGTATCGAGCAGCAGATCCATCAGCTCTGCGGGCCAAACAGGCCGGCGATCTGCGGGTTGGCGCTGTCAATGGAGTCGGGCGCGGTGAACTGGCCGTAGGCCACCCCCAGGCACCTGCCGCGCCGCGCCGTGTC encodes:
- a CDS encoding type II toxin-antitoxin system VapC family toxin, with protein sequence MDLLLDTEVFLWAISDDTRLGPFSRALITIEASRVLLSHASLWEITLKQGLEGAGMPLSTAQAMQWCTASGFDLLPVEPAHLISLAQLPHRHSDPFDRLLIAQSVCDNLTLLSADPVVQTYACLQLDARR
- the queA gene encoding tRNA preQ1(34) S-adenosylmethionine ribosyltransferase-isomerase QueA, whose product is MSTPADLRLSSYDFPLPQERIAQRPVEPRHAARLLAVDPLGSGPAPHVRHLSVWDLQQELRPGDLLVVNDTRVLRARLEARRPTGGAVELLVLEPWQPPNATTDPAGTAAGVGAGVGRWLCLAKPAKKLQAGHWIEVVAAGQPPLPVQVLGRDPATGGRILQFPADCADAASLEPLLVRYGAIPLPPYIHEHDAADNERYQTRYATRPGAVAAPTAGLHLSDALLEAIRARGVELATTTLHVGLGTFRPVETEDLRQLELHSEWVEVTPQLVEAVAACRARGGRVIAIGTTSVRSLEAVAQLHGGVLAPHTGPVNLVIQPGYRFAVVQGLLTNFHLPRSSLLLLVSALIGRERLLALYAEAIERQYRFFSYGDAMWIAPEAVLNAARPAAGRHTSAPPDQRSAG
- a CDS encoding 2-oxo acid dehydrogenase subunit E2, whose product is MATHEIFMPALSSTMTEGKIVEWLKQPGDRVERGESVLVVESDKADMDVEAFQEGFLAAVLMPAGGTAPVGETIGLIVETEAEIAEAAAKAPAAPAAATATPAPATPAAAAPVAAAVAAAAPAPAPAPVTAAPPAPAPVAVAVAAPASTASGRVVASPRAKKLASQLGVDLNALRGSGPHGRIQAEDVLAAGGQPVSVPRVAEGSGPALAPAPAGGNGGGGGSGRGAVAPAPAGDAFGRPGEAVAFNTLQNAVNRNMLASLAVPCFRVGYTITTTRLDAFYKQVKSKGVTMTALLAKAVAVTLARHPQVNAATSADGSAMAYPAAVNVAVAVAMEDGGLITPVLAAADRTDIYSLARSWADLVARARSKQLQPEEYSTGTFTLSNLGMFGVDRFDAILPPGTGAILAVAASRPTVVAGKDGSMRVANQMQVNLTCDHRTIYGAHAAAFLKDLAQLIETNPESLAL